From a single Bacillota bacterium genomic region:
- a CDS encoding polysaccharide deacetylase family protein, producing the protein MDKNTWINITYLVANLLLTIVISGTAGVPPPEMPQEMPPERSQLPVQLPEPKTPPGVVQPVARLAEPASRTAVPPRRRPLTTANVYRRMPTANSVVALTIDDGPGARTRELLAILEEKKVPATFFLLGKQAAANPGLARAIVAAGHDVANHSWSHPRLTELSARAVEREIARCTDVLLDLGINVRPFFRPPYGSRDEQVDEISRELGYHILLWDVDSRDWEFDDEEIVLERALKGLKPGSIVLFHDNPEVTLRVLPRFIDEVRSWGYEFVLLSDYIR; encoded by the coding sequence ATGGACAAAAACACCTGGATTAACATTACCTATTTGGTGGCTAATTTGCTGCTTACAATTGTGATTTCAGGCACGGCGGGAGTGCCGCCGCCGGAGATGCCGCAGGAGATGCCGCCGGAGCGGTCGCAGCTGCCGGTGCAGCTTCCAGAGCCGAAGACGCCGCCCGGTGTTGTGCAGCCAGTTGCCCGGCTTGCCGAGCCGGCGTCCCGCACGGCTGTTCCTCCCCGGCGAAGACCGCTGACAACGGCAAATGTCTACCGGCGGATGCCGACAGCCAATTCGGTGGTCGCCTTGACCATCGATGACGGTCCAGGAGCACGGACCAGGGAGCTGTTGGCGATCCTGGAAGAAAAGAAAGTGCCGGCCACCTTTTTTCTGTTGGGCAAGCAGGCAGCTGCAAACCCTGGCCTGGCCCGGGCAATTGTCGCCGCGGGTCATGATGTCGCCAATCACTCCTGGTCCCATCCCAGGCTGACTGAGCTGTCTGCCCGAGCGGTGGAGCGGGAGATTGCCAGATGCACAGATGTGCTGCTGGATTTGGGAATCAACGTCCGGCCCTTCTTCCGCCCGCCCTATGGTTCCCGGGATGAGCAGGTAGATGAAATCAGCCGGGAGCTGGGTTATCATATACTGCTCTGGGATGTGGACAGTCGAGACTGGGAATTTGACGATGAAGAGATTGTGCTTGAGCGGGCGCTGAAAGGCCTAAAGCCCGGCAGCATTGTGCTCTTCCACGACAATCCGGAAGTGACCCTGCGGGTGCTGCCCCGGTTCATCGACGAAGTGCGCAGCTGGGGCTACGAGTTCGTCCTGCTCTCCGACTACATCCGCTAG
- a CDS encoding sigma-70 family RNA polymerase sigma factor, translated as MSAAVCWGYPGEYWFEVLSLDNLLDFRPLVSAFARRFQGQGLEREDLEQEAWLALVEAERDWDPSRNVPKAAFFRRQVWTALKRLLRRHRRDPLGGEWLELRERSARVEELPQDASLLEMLTTRQRQVLYLYFWHELSLAEIARRLDLAVSTVHTHKQRGLRALATGVVKTEG; from the coding sequence ATCTCCGCGGCGGTATGCTGGGGGTACCCCGGGGAGTATTGGTTTGAGGTGTTGAGTTTGGACAATCTTCTAGACTTTCGCCCGTTGGTATCTGCCTTTGCCCGCCGGTTTCAGGGTCAGGGGCTGGAGCGGGAGGATTTGGAGCAGGAGGCCTGGCTTGCCTTAGTGGAGGCGGAACGTGATTGGGATCCTTCCCGGAATGTGCCCAAGGCGGCCTTTTTCCGGCGCCAGGTGTGGACTGCCCTGAAGCGATTGCTGCGCCGTCACCGCCGGGACCCGCTGGGCGGGGAGTGGCTGGAGTTACGGGAGCGCTCTGCGCGGGTGGAAGAGCTGCCACAGGACGCTTCTCTGCTGGAGATGCTTACTACCCGGCAGCGCCAGGTTCTGTATCTGTACTTTTGGCATGAGCTTAGCCTTGCCGAGATTGCACGCCGACTGGACTTGGCAGTGAGCACAGTCCACACCCATAAGCAACGGGGCTTGCGGGCATTGGCCACGGGGGTAGTAAAAACAGAGGGTTAA
- a CDS encoding DUF1659 domain-containing protein yields MPVQRFALESRLQVRYQVGEDEHGDPVYRLRALARVNPESEDADLMTAVDAITGLQVFPVSEVRRVDNYELIASE; encoded by the coding sequence ATGCCTGTACAAAGATTTGCTTTGGAATCCCGGCTGCAGGTGCGTTACCAGGTGGGCGAAGATGAGCATGGCGACCCGGTTTACCGCTTGCGGGCGCTGGCAAGGGTCAACCCCGAAAGCGAAGATGCTGATCTGATGACAGCGGTGGATGCAATCACCGGACTGCAAGTATTTCCGGTCAGCGAGGTGCGCCGGGTGGATAATTACGAGCTGATTGCCAGCGAGTAA
- a CDS encoding DUF2922 domain-containing protein → MRTLQLVFLNNAGGRVTISIPEPLEPIDPAAVEEAMDELLAADVITSNGGGLVAKVRAQTVLREVEPVLEF, encoded by the coding sequence ATGCGGACACTGCAGTTGGTGTTTCTCAACAATGCCGGCGGCCGGGTAACGATTTCGATTCCCGAACCGCTGGAGCCGATAGACCCGGCCGCGGTTGAGGAGGCGATGGACGAATTGCTGGCCGCCGACGTAATTACCAGTAACGGCGGCGGTTTGGTGGCAAAGGTGCGGGCGCAGACAGTGCTCAGGGAAGTAGAACCGGTCCTGGAGTTCTAG